The following proteins are co-located in the Candidatus Avedoeria danica genome:
- the dnaJ gene encoding molecular chaperone DnaJ, translating to MATDFYVTLEVDRSATDDEIKRAYRRLARQYHPDVNPDPVAADRFKAVSEAYEVLKDPRKRATYDRYGHAGVRGVAGGGAAGVDIGDISDLFEQFFGGFGGRQRQRPSGPQAERGADMRLRLKLTFREAVFGVRRSIEVVRRETCEGCEGSGAAPGTAPTTCPHCSGTGQVRHVQQSMLGQLVNVRTCAECEGTGLYVETPCPDCRGRGRSQRTRALEIDVPAGVDKGTQVRLTGEGEHGRHGGPPGDLFIVLDVEADPTFQRDGDDVLLDLRINPADAALGAEIEVPTLDGVATVQLPAGTQTGDNLRIPGEGVPHLRRTGRGDQVVTVFVKTPDKLTREQRDLLEQLRSTLPRAEVVERGSRSRFWDRVKERFS from the coding sequence ATGGCCACCGACTTCTACGTGACCCTCGAGGTCGATCGCTCCGCCACCGACGATGAGATCAAGCGCGCCTACCGGCGCCTTGCGCGGCAGTACCACCCCGACGTGAACCCCGATCCCGTTGCGGCCGATCGGTTCAAGGCCGTCAGCGAGGCGTATGAGGTCCTCAAGGATCCCCGCAAGCGCGCCACCTATGACCGCTACGGCCACGCCGGCGTGCGCGGCGTGGCGGGCGGCGGCGCGGCCGGCGTCGACATCGGCGACATCTCCGACCTGTTCGAGCAGTTCTTCGGCGGCTTCGGCGGCCGGCAGCGGCAGCGGCCGAGCGGTCCGCAGGCCGAGCGCGGCGCCGACATGCGGCTGCGGCTCAAGCTGACGTTCCGGGAGGCCGTCTTCGGCGTCCGGCGGAGCATCGAGGTCGTGCGGCGTGAGACGTGCGAGGGGTGCGAGGGGTCGGGCGCAGCGCCCGGGACGGCGCCGACGACGTGCCCGCACTGCAGCGGCACCGGCCAGGTGCGCCACGTGCAGCAGAGCATGCTCGGCCAGCTCGTGAACGTCCGCACGTGCGCCGAGTGCGAGGGCACCGGGCTGTACGTCGAGACGCCGTGCCCGGACTGCCGCGGCCGCGGCCGCTCGCAGCGCACGCGGGCGCTCGAGATCGACGTCCCGGCCGGCGTGGACAAGGGCACGCAGGTGAGGCTGACCGGCGAGGGCGAGCACGGCCGACACGGCGGGCCGCCCGGCGACCTGTTCATCGTCCTCGACGTCGAGGCCGATCCGACGTTCCAGCGCGACGGCGATGACGTCCTGCTCGATCTGAGGATCAACCCAGCCGACGCCGCCCTCGGCGCCGAGATCGAGGTCCCGACGCTGGACGGCGTGGCAACCGTCCAGCTGCCCGCCGGCACCCAGACCGGCGACAACCTGCGGATCCCCGGCGAGGGCGTGCCACACCTCCGGCGAACGGGACGGGGCGATCAGGTCGTCACGGTCTTCGTCAAAACACCCGACAAGCTCACCCGTGAGCAGCGCGACCTCCTCGAGCAGCTCCGCAGCACGCTGCCCCGCGCCGAGGTCGTCGAGCGCGGCTCACGCAGCCGGTTCTGGGACCGTGTCAAGGAGCGCTTCTCGTGA
- a CDS encoding 50S ribosomal protein L11 methyltransferase has product MGSDLTGSDATGSDAAVSTALIEIAVPVEGELVEPVFELFERHGGGAVIETRVRGAESGYDDARPQTWVRTYLPAGDAEARLRVEIGLWHLGQIYPLPEAIVRELAEANWAEAWKAHYTPQRVGPFLVVPSWIDADAALLADADSVADDSGDAPPMLDAPAPIVPHVIRLDPGMAFGTGQHPTTRLCLIALAEHVRGGDRVLDVGVGSGILAIGAGLVGAGEVVGVDIDPRAAETARANAAANGVLLDARAGSLSALAADAAADAPALTPFDLVVANILAPTVIELAGGLADWTRPGGSLIASGILAEQASDVAAALCAAGFAAPAVCVDGDWVALVAVRRAESASDAGAR; this is encoded by the coding sequence ATGGGATCGGACCTGACGGGATCGGACGCAACGGGATCTGACGCGGCGGTTTCGACGGCGCTCATCGAGATCGCCGTGCCGGTCGAGGGCGAACTCGTCGAGCCCGTCTTCGAGCTCTTCGAGCGACATGGCGGCGGCGCCGTCATCGAGACGCGCGTCCGCGGCGCCGAGTCGGGGTACGACGACGCACGCCCGCAGACCTGGGTTCGGACCTACCTCCCGGCCGGCGATGCCGAAGCGCGGCTGCGCGTCGAGATCGGCCTGTGGCACCTCGGACAGATCTACCCGCTGCCGGAGGCCATCGTCCGCGAGCTGGCCGAGGCGAACTGGGCCGAGGCATGGAAGGCGCACTACACGCCGCAGCGCGTCGGCCCGTTCCTCGTGGTCCCGAGCTGGATCGATGCCGATGCGGCGTTGCTCGCCGACGCCGACAGTGTCGCCGATGACAGCGGAGATGCGCCGCCGATGCTCGATGCGCCCGCTCCGATCGTTCCCCACGTCATCCGGCTCGACCCGGGCATGGCCTTCGGCACCGGCCAGCACCCGACGACGCGGCTGTGCCTGATCGCCCTCGCCGAGCACGTCCGCGGCGGCGACCGCGTCCTCGACGTCGGCGTCGGCAGCGGGATCCTGGCGATCGGCGCCGGGCTGGTGGGCGCCGGCGAGGTCGTCGGCGTGGACATCGACCCGCGCGCGGCCGAGACGGCGCGGGCGAACGCGGCGGCGAACGGCGTGCTGTTGGACGCGCGGGCAGGATCGTTGAGCGCCCTTGCAGCCGATGCTGCGGCAGACGCCCCGGCACTGACGCCGTTCGATCTCGTCGTCGCCAACATCCTCGCACCGACGGTCATCGAGTTGGCCGGCGGGCTGGCGGATTGGACACGGCCGGGGGGGTCGCTCATCGCCAGCGGCATCCTGGCGGAGCAGGCGTCCGATGTGGCGGCCGCATTGTGCGCCGCCGGCTTCGCTGCGCCCGCGGTGTGCGTCGACGGCGACTGGGTGGCGCTCGTGGCCGTTCGCAGGGCCGAATCGGCGTCCGACGCCGGTGCACGATGA
- a CDS encoding glycosyltransferase family 39 protein produces MGITDRPRLRALDPSAAATIAAWLIVALALAARLFRADAQSLWYDEGTSAQLATRTAREIVTAAAGDIHPPLYYLLLAAWSRLFGHGVVALRALSAVLGTAQVAATLAIGRRMGGSRLGLVAGLLAATSPYLIWYGQEVRMYVLAGALGACLVALAVSDVDALVRRGDGVRAGDRGAGDRGADVAVRPVAAAARTALIALVATAALYTQYLAGAAAVAVGGAVIALGWAAVWRRRGVLPRASMGRWIGAYAVAAALFAPWIARAWPVLRDWPALGAPVALGFVGREAVGTYAVGVKGPVTGWWWWAMMAGVVVVGAAWAWRPGSLRRGRPVGDAFASPLRGGVLGSDGVASGAGMGERWRGRWAVGVAIVVAVVPPVLVWVASLRRPAWNPKFIIAGAPGFELLLALGVVGIAEAVRGWWTARATHASPLRGGAGGGRRAGDAEDGGDGGGRWRRRGGSIVGAVVGAIALGIVFWPRLVVWRANAYDAAYQRDNYRGIAAEIAARAGPDDAVVLNAPTQVEVFGFYDRGAHATFPLPIGRPVDVEATNDALAALGARHRDVHAVLWATNESDPDGRVEAWLNANRYKVDDRWFGNVRLATWVADRQPSSRPVTANSVVFGAVIELMEVVAAPARPGTGAYGGVSPERRPLVLDARAGDYMTLDVTWRAVRPADGDYVVFTQLVDRDGRMVTTRDMRPHGGMLSTSDWRASPLDGSTTPAEPYDSGTPDGPVLDLIALRVPPDTQPGDGYRLVLGLYDPATGQRLAPDTGGDAFEVARVTVTPR; encoded by the coding sequence GTGGGCATCACGGACAGGCCACGGCTCCGTGCGCTCGATCCGTCGGCGGCGGCGACGATCGCCGCGTGGCTCATCGTCGCCCTTGCCCTCGCCGCTCGCCTTTTCCGTGCCGACGCCCAGAGCCTGTGGTACGACGAGGGCACGAGCGCCCAGTTGGCGACGCGGACGGCCCGTGAGATCGTCACCGCGGCGGCCGGCGACATCCACCCGCCCCTCTACTACCTGCTCCTCGCGGCGTGGTCACGCCTCTTCGGCCACGGCGTCGTGGCGCTGCGGGCGCTGTCAGCCGTCCTCGGCACGGCCCAGGTGGCCGCGACGTTGGCGATCGGGCGGCGCATGGGCGGTTCGCGGCTCGGGCTCGTCGCCGGCCTGCTGGCGGCCACATCACCCTACTTGATCTGGTACGGCCAGGAAGTGCGGATGTACGTACTGGCCGGTGCGCTCGGCGCGTGTCTCGTCGCCCTCGCGGTGAGCGATGTCGATGCGCTGGTCAGGCGTGGAGACGGGGTTCGTGCCGGGGACAGGGGTGCCGGGGACAGGGGTGCCGACGTCGCGGTGCGCCCGGTCGCCGCCGCCGCGCGCACCGCGCTGATCGCTCTCGTGGCGACGGCCGCGCTTTACACGCAGTACCTTGCCGGCGCGGCGGCCGTGGCGGTCGGCGGCGCGGTGATCGCGCTCGGCTGGGCGGCGGTGTGGCGGCGGCGCGGCGTCCTGCCGCGCGCATCGATGGGCCGCTGGATCGGCGCGTATGCCGTGGCCGCCGCGCTGTTCGCGCCGTGGATCGCAAGGGCGTGGCCGGTGCTGCGCGATTGGCCGGCGCTCGGGGCGCCGGTGGCGCTCGGGTTTGTGGGGCGGGAGGCGGTGGGGACGTACGCGGTTGGGGTGAAGGGGCCGGTGACAGGGTGGTGGTGGTGGGCGATGATGGCGGGGGTCGTGGTGGTGGGTGCGGCGTGGGCGTGGCGCCCGGGATCGTTGCGGCGCGGGCGGCCTGTGGGCGACGCGTTCGCATCGCCCCTACGCGGGGGGGTGTTGGGGAGCGACGGGGTGGCATCTGGGGCGGGGATGGGGGAGCGGTGGAGGGGGCGGTGGGCGGTGGGGGTGGCGATCGTCGTCGCGGTGGTGCCGCCGGTCCTTGTTTGGGTGGCTTCGCTGCGGCGTCCGGCATGGAATCCGAAGTTCATCATCGCGGGGGCGCCGGGGTTCGAGTTGTTGTTGGCGTTGGGGGTGGTGGGGATTGCGGAGGCGGTGCGGGGGTGGTGGACGGCGAGGGCGACGCATGCGTCGCCCCTACGCGGGGGTGCGGGGGGAGGGCGGCGTGCGGGTGATGCGGAGGATGGGGGCGACGGGGGCGGGAGGTGGCGGCGGCGCGGTGGGTCGATCGTCGGTGCGGTGGTCGGCGCGATCGCGCTGGGCATCGTTTTCTGGCCGCGGCTGGTCGTCTGGCGTGCGAACGCGTACGACGCGGCGTATCAGCGGGACAACTACCGCGGGATCGCCGCCGAGATCGCGGCGCGGGCAGGGCCGGACGACGCGGTGGTGCTGAACGCGCCGACGCAGGTGGAGGTCTTTGGATTTTACGATCGGGGAGCGCACGCGACGTTTCCGCTGCCGATCGGCCGGCCCGTCGACGTCGAGGCGACGAACGACGCTCTGGCGGCATTGGGGGCGCGCCATCGCGACGTCCACGCCGTTCTCTGGGCGACGAACGAGAGCGATCCGGACGGCCGGGTCGAGGCGTGGCTGAACGCGAACCGCTACAAGGTCGATGACCGTTGGTTCGGCAATGTGCGGCTCGCAACATGGGTCGCGGATCGCCAGCCGAGCAGCCGTCCCGTGACCGCGAATTCGGTCGTTTTCGGCGCGGTCATCGAGCTGATGGAGGTCGTCGCAGCACCGGCGCGCCCGGGCACGGGCGCATACGGCGGGGTGTCGCCGGAACGGCGGCCGTTGGTCCTGGACGCGCGTGCCGGCGACTACATGACGCTGGATGTCACTTGGCGAGCCGTGCGTCCCGCCGATGGCGACTATGTCGTCTTCACCCAACTCGTCGATCGCGACGGACGAATGGTGACGACCCGCGACATGCGCCCGCACGGCGGGATGTTGTCGACATCGGATTGGCGCGCGTCTCCGCTCGATGGGTCCACAACGCCAGCGGAACCGTACGACAGCGGGACGCCCGACGGTCCGGTCCTCGACCTCATCGCCCTGCGCGTCCCCCCCGACACCCAACCCGGCGACGGCTACCGCCTCGTCCTCGGCCTGTACGACCCCGCCACCGGTCAGCGCCTCGCGCCCGACACCGGCGGCGATGCGTTCGAGGTCGCACGCGTCACCGTGACGCCGCGCTGA
- a CDS encoding phosphoribosylaminoimidazolesuccinocarboxamide synthase produces the protein MTTLTDDLARLAAIPTTDVLTVDLPLPGKEQGKVRDIWRVGDKRIIVTTDRQSAFDRVVGTIPYKGQVLTRLTQWWFERTADIVPNHVVDVPDPNVIIARDARVWPVEMVIRGYITGVTKTALWFNYDQGKRRLYGIDFPDGLRKNERLPEPVITPTSKATSGEHDEMMTREEILAADFVPADVYAQMEDATRRLFARGQELAAERGLILVDTKYEFGDVDGQLTLIDEIHTVDSSRFWMLDNYAARFAAGEEPETFDKEFLRRWYVDEAGYRGDGDPPPLPRALAERMSRLYIEAFERLTGEAFVPDSADPGERMALNLRVAGVLG, from the coding sequence ATGACGACACTGACCGACGACCTCGCCCGCTTGGCCGCCATCCCGACGACGGACGTCCTGACCGTCGACCTGCCGCTGCCCGGCAAGGAGCAGGGCAAGGTTCGCGACATCTGGCGTGTCGGCGACAAGCGGATCATCGTCACGACGGACCGCCAGTCCGCCTTCGACCGCGTCGTCGGGACGATTCCCTACAAGGGCCAGGTGCTCACGCGTCTGACGCAGTGGTGGTTCGAGCGGACGGCCGACATCGTCCCCAACCACGTCGTCGATGTCCCGGACCCGAACGTCATCATCGCCCGCGACGCACGCGTCTGGCCGGTCGAGATGGTCATCCGCGGCTACATCACGGGCGTCACGAAGACGGCGCTCTGGTTCAACTACGACCAGGGCAAGCGTCGCTTGTACGGCATCGACTTTCCTGATGGGCTTCGCAAGAACGAGCGCCTGCCCGAGCCGGTCATCACGCCGACGAGCAAGGCGACGTCGGGGGAGCACGACGAGATGATGACGCGCGAGGAGATCCTGGCGGCGGACTTCGTGCCGGCGGATGTCTACGCTCAGATGGAGGACGCCACCCGCCGCCTCTTCGCCCGCGGCCAAGAGCTGGCGGCCGAGCGCGGCCTGATCCTGGTGGACACGAAGTACGAGTTCGGCGACGTCGACGGGCAGCTGACGCTCATCGACGAGATCCACACCGTCGACAGCTCGCGCTTTTGGATGCTGGACAACTACGCGGCGCGCTTCGCCGCCGGCGAGGAGCCCGAGACGTTCGACAAGGAGTTCCTCCGCCGCTGGTACGTCGACGAAGCCGGCTACCGCGGCGACGGCGACCCGCCGCCCCTGCCGCGCGCGCTGGCGGAACGCATGAGCCGGCTGTACATCGAGGCGTTCGAGCGCCTCACGGGCGAGGCGTTCGTGCCGGATTCGGCGGATCCGGGGGAGCGGATGGCGTTGAATCTGCGGGTGGCGGGGGTGTTGGGGTAG
- the purE gene encoding 5-(carboxyamino)imidazole ribonucleotide mutase: MSSSNPRVAILMGSDSDLGMMRAAADVLDRFGVQHEVRFLSAHRSPAETVEYVETAPDRGVRAFICGAGMAAHLAGVVAAHSVLPVIGVPLRSESAGLNGVDALYSTVQMPPGIPVACVGIGQAGNAAHLAVRILALGDAELAGLLEEYRIELADGLMAKNARLDEIGIDAYVAGQQR, encoded by the coding sequence ATGTCGAGTTCCAACCCACGGGTCGCCATCCTCATGGGCAGCGACAGCGACCTCGGCATGATGCGCGCCGCGGCCGATGTCCTCGACCGCTTCGGCGTACAGCACGAGGTGCGATTCCTGTCCGCGCACCGCTCGCCGGCCGAGACGGTCGAGTACGTCGAGACAGCGCCGGACCGCGGGGTGCGGGCGTTCATCTGCGGGGCGGGGATGGCCGCGCACCTGGCGGGCGTCGTCGCGGCGCACAGCGTTCTGCCCGTCATCGGGGTGCCTCTCAGGAGCGAATCGGCAGGGTTGAACGGCGTCGATGCGCTGTATAGTACGGTGCAGATGCCGCCCGGCATCCCGGTGGCGTGCGTCGGCATCGGCCAGGCGGGCAACGCGGCTCACCTGGCGGTTCGGATCCTGGCGCTCGGCGACGCGGAGCTGGCCGGGCTGCTCGAGGAGTATCGCATCGAACTGGCCGACGGGCTGATGGCCAAGAACGCGCGGCTCGACGAGATCGGGATCGACGCCTACGTGGCAGGACAGCAACGATGA
- a CDS encoding DUF1297 domain-containing protein, with product MTDWLDDRIAQLSGDKLTIATLGSHSALEICRGAKLQGFGTLVVVENGRHRTYAEHFATDAATGRGCVDATILVDRFASIMAPEVQAELNARHCVFVPHRSFEVYVNDLDAIENDFHVPMFGNRRLLRIEERDQHPNQYDLLDAAEIRHPRLFASHRDIDRPVLVKVLEAARGFERAFFVARTPEDFERVAEARLAAGTITEAALAAATIEEFVLGAHVNFNFFQSPLTGRVELLGTDTRRQTNISGLATVPATLQAEILDYIAPKYEEAGHVAVTVLESMLESIFEAGERFAAAAARLYAPGVIGPFALQSIVVPGPPKKDFVVVDVSPRVPGSPGIGATPYSAYLHGRSVSVGERIAMELKAAAYKGRLGELLT from the coding sequence ATGACCGACTGGCTCGACGACCGCATTGCCCAACTGTCCGGCGACAAGCTCACGATCGCCACCCTGGGCAGCCACTCCGCCCTCGAGATCTGCCGTGGCGCCAAGCTGCAGGGCTTCGGCACGCTCGTCGTCGTCGAGAACGGCCGCCACCGCACCTACGCCGAGCACTTCGCGACGGACGCCGCCACCGGCCGCGGCTGCGTGGACGCGACGATCCTCGTCGACCGGTTCGCATCGATCATGGCGCCCGAGGTGCAGGCCGAACTCAACGCGCGCCACTGCGTCTTCGTCCCGCACCGCTCGTTCGAGGTCTACGTGAACGACCTCGACGCGATCGAGAACGACTTCCACGTACCGATGTTCGGCAACCGCCGGCTGCTCCGGATCGAGGAGCGCGACCAGCACCCGAACCAGTACGACCTGCTGGACGCGGCCGAGATCCGCCACCCCAGGCTTTTCGCCAGCCACCGCGACATCGACCGCCCCGTCCTGGTCAAGGTCCTCGAGGCTGCGCGCGGCTTCGAGCGGGCGTTCTTCGTCGCCCGCACGCCCGAGGACTTCGAGCGCGTCGCCGAGGCGCGGCTGGCAGCAGGGACGATCACCGAGGCGGCGCTGGCCGCCGCGACGATCGAGGAGTTCGTCCTCGGCGCGCACGTGAACTTCAACTTCTTCCAATCGCCCCTGACCGGGCGCGTCGAGCTCCTCGGCACGGACACGCGCCGCCAGACGAACATCAGCGGCTTGGCGACGGTTCCGGCGACACTGCAGGCCGAGATCCTCGACTACATCGCGCCGAAGTACGAGGAAGCCGGCCACGTGGCCGTGACCGTTCTCGAGAGCATGCTGGAATCCATCTTCGAGGCCGGCGAGCGCTTCGCCGCGGCGGCCGCGCGGCTGTACGCGCCGGGCGTGATCGGCCCGTTCGCGCTGCAGAGCATCGTCGTGCCCGGACCGCCGAAGAAAGACTTCGTCGTCGTCGACGTCAGCCCGCGCGTGCCCGGATCGCCCGGCATCGGCGCGACACCGTACAGTGCCTACCTGCACGGCCGCTCGGTGAGCGTGGGCGAGCGGATCGCGATGGAGCTGAAGGCGGCGGCGTACAAGGGACGGTTGGGCGAGCTGTTGACGTAG